The Lycium barbarum isolate Lr01 chromosome 12, ASM1917538v2, whole genome shotgun sequence genome includes a region encoding these proteins:
- the LOC132625241 gene encoding urease accessory protein G, whose product MASSHHHMHDHDHHHHEHSHEETKATSWVGADGKVYHSHDGLAPHSHEPIYSPGYFSRRAPPLIDRSFSERAFTIGIGGPVGTGKTALMLALCKLLREKYSLAAVTNDIFTKEDGEFLIKHGALPEERIRAVETGGCPHAAIREDISINLGPLEELSNLYKADILLCESGGDNLAANFSRELADYIIYIIDVSAGDKIPRKGGPGITQADLLVINKTDLAPAVGVDLSVMERDALRMRDGGPFVFAQVKHGVGVEDIVNHILQAWEVATGNKKR is encoded by the exons ATGGCTTCTTCACATCACCATATGCATGACCATGACCATCATCATCATGAACATAGCCATGA GGAGACAAAAGCAACATCATGGGTAGGTGCAGATGGGAAGGTATACCATAGCCATGATGGGCTGGCTCCTCATTCTCATGAACCAATATACTCACCTGGATACTTTAGCAGAAGAGCACCTCCACTTATTGACAGGAGTTTTAGTGAAAGAGCATTTACTATTGGAATTGGTGGCCCTGTTGGTACTGG GAAAACAGCTCTAATGCTGGCATTATGCAAACTCTTGAGGGAAAAATACAGTCTTGCAGCA GTAACAAATGATATATTCACAAAAGAAGATGGAGAGTTCTTGATAAAACATGGAGCATTGCCGGAGGAAAGGATTCGGGCTGTGGAAACAGGAGGATGCCCACATGCTGCTATTAGGGAAGATATAAGCATTAATCTTGGACCTCTGGAGGAGCTTTCTAATTTGTACAAAGCAGATATACTACTCTGTGAATCTGGTGGAG ACAACTTAGCTGCCAACTTCAGTAGGGAACTCGCTGACTACATAATCTACATAATAGATGTATCCGCTGGTGATAAAATTCCTCGAAAAGGAGGTCCTGGAATTACCCAAGCAGATCTTCTT GTGATAAATAAAACCGACTTGGCACCAGCTGTGGGGGTTGATTTGTCTGTCATGGAGCGGGATGCACTTCGGATGCGGGACGGTGGTCCTTTTGTTTTTGCTCAG GTGAAGCATGGGGTTGGCGTAGAGGACATAGTGAACCACATTTTACAAGCTTGGGAAGTTGCAACCGGCAATAAGAAGCGATGA